From the Candidatus Melainabacteria bacterium genome, one window contains:
- a CDS encoding single-stranded DNA-binding protein translates to MTYIRMVCILTTSPQLIPNFTWVCPEVKIMSFAIVSIVGNLTRPPEQTAFASGKTRTTFVVAVNVRSRNVEKPSDSADFYKVEAWGRLGELAMMYLSKGNQVTANGRLVMDKWIDKEGRERITPTIKAENLAFPRKTGSLEEFGSVTRFDSEFVDEGADNDRTVTSIKAAANAVMSPSAITTSRSADTAKAATTATTLAASSRKTQTA, encoded by the coding sequence TTGACATACATTCGTATGGTATGTATTCTAACAACATCTCCCCAATTGATACCAAATTTCACCTGGGTTTGCCCGGAGGTAAAAATCATGAGTTTTGCAATCGTATCCATTGTGGGGAATCTTACACGACCGCCGGAGCAAACTGCGTTTGCCAGCGGCAAAACGAGAACAACCTTTGTAGTTGCTGTAAATGTCAGAAGCCGGAACGTTGAAAAGCCCTCTGACAGTGCTGACTTCTACAAGGTTGAGGCCTGGGGCAGGTTAGGTGAATTAGCCATGATGTACCTGTCCAAAGGCAATCAGGTAACCGCTAACGGGCGGTTAGTGATGGACAAATGGATTGATAAAGAAGGGCGTGAGCGAATCACCCCGACCATAAAAGCCGAGAATCTTGCCTTCCCCAGGAAGACGGGGTCACTCGAAGAATTTGGGTCGGTCACGCGCTTCGACAGCGAGTTTGTGGATGAAGGGGCGGATAACGACCGCACCGTGACCTCCATCAAGGCAGCAGCGAACGCCGTGATGAGTCCGTCCGCAATAACGACGTCCAGGTCTGCCGACACTGCTAAAGCTGCGACAACAGCCACGACTCTGGCGGCAAGCAGCAGAAAAACGCAGACAGCGTGA